A genome region from Setaria italica strain Yugu1 chromosome III, Setaria_italica_v2.0, whole genome shotgun sequence includes the following:
- the LOC101758771 gene encoding metalloendoproteinase 1-MMP, whose amino-acid sequence MFPWRRAAACLLLVLLLGTLSCHHVSTARPAPAAAAAGLHRHPNGAAWRSSKHPRDAGRGSRVAGLAELKSNLARFGYMDPRAGPHDDAFDGRTEAAVKRYQSRLGLPVTGRLDAATLGRITSPRCVVGDGRVSVPMSDSKTSRFTFLDGEPRWTGPPGHLVLTYSISPTAVGYLPPEAVRAAFRSAFARWAEVIPVEFVETDVYYNRQADIRVSFFEGDHGDGAPFDGEEGVVAHAYGPMDGRVHFDAAERWTVDVGSEAAGSSTMDLESVATHEIGHILGLGHSSSPEAVMYPYIDAGERKVELSVDDIDGVQLLYGSNPLFSRHEQHAPAPPRRSDPSPSPSASSPGRGSRLAGSVSFVGVVLVMLVTHM is encoded by the coding sequence ATGTTCCCGTGGCGCCGGGCGGCCGCGTGCCTCCTGttggtgctgctgcttggcACCCTCTCGTGCCACCACGTATCCACCGCACGGCCCgcaccggcggccgccgcggcggggctgCACCGGCACCCGAACGGCGCGGCGTGGCGCTCGTCGAAGCACCCGCGGGACGCCGGGCGGGGCAGCCGCGTCGCGGGCCTCGCCGAGCTGAAGAGCAACCTGGCGAGGTTCGGGTACATGGATCCCAGAGCGGGGCCCCACGACGACGCGTTCGACGGCCGCACGGAGGCCGCCGTGAAGCGGTACCAGTCCAGGCTCGGCCTGCCGGTCACCGGCCGGCTCGACGCCGCCACGCTCGGCCGGATCACCTCGCCGCGCTgcgtcgtcggcgacggccgCGTGTCCGTGCCCATGTCGGACTCGAAGACCAGCCGGTTCACGTTCCTCGACGGCGAGCCGCGGTGGACGGGGCCGCCGGGCCATCTGGTGCTGACGTACTCCATCTCGCCGACGGCCGTCGGCTACCTGCCGCCCGAGGCCGTGCGCGCCGCGTTCCGGAGCGCGTTCGCGCGGTGGGCGGAGGTCATCCCCGTGGAGTTCGTCGAGACCGACGTCTACTACAACCGCCAGGCCGACATCAGGGTGAGCTTCTTCGAGGGCGACCACGGGGACGGCGCGCCGTTCGACGGGGAGGAAGGCGTCGTCGCCCATGCCTACGGCCCCATGGACGGACGAGTCCACTTCGACGCGGCGGAGCGTTGGACGGTGGACGTGGGCAGTGAAGCGGCGGGCTCGTCGACCATGGACCTGGAGTCCGTGGCGACGCACGAGATCGGGCACATCCTCGGGCTCGGGCACTCGTCGTCGCCGGAGGCGGTCATGTACCCGTACATCGACGCCGGCGAAAGGAAGGTGGAGCTCAGCGTGGATGACATCGATGGTGTCCAGCTGCTGTACGGGTCCAACCCACTGTTCAGCAGGCACGAGCAACACGCCCCCGCACCGCCGCGGAGGAGCGACCCCTCTCCTTCTCCGTCTGCGTCGTCGCCGGGGAGAGGAAGCAGGCTTGCTGGTTCAGTTAGCTTTGTTGGCGTAGTCTTAGTCATGCTAGTGACACACatgtaa